The Planococcus halocryophilus nucleotide sequence CATTCTTCATCAAACAAAAGTTGATGAATTGGTGAAAATATTAGAAATGGAAGCCGCCGCACAGTCTGCTATGCGAAAGTCAGTGGACCATTTAGAAGGCATTCAAGCTTTTGTCGAAAAAAGAAAGCCTCACTTTACAGGTCAATAAAAAGCATGGCGGAAAAATTCCGCCATGCTTTTTTCATGCTTATGAATGGAAAAGAAGAAGTTTACCAGCAGGTGATGCTAAACGGTGAGTGAGTTGAATCATCTCTTTTTCTTCTAGCATCGCATGTCCTTTACCGCGTGCTTCTTCATCGGTTTCAGCAGTAAATGTTTCGTCTAATAGCTGTTTGCCTGTTTTTTCGAATACAGTCAGTTTGTATGTTCTCAATTCAAATCAATCCTTTCTGAATGGATATTCATTTCAAGTATAAAGGGTTTCTTTTAAAAAGTCCTGTAATTATTGAAACATTTAGGCAGCTGTTTCGTAGTAAGTAGAAAGAAAGGGGCGAATAGGAATGGCTTTGCATGTTGACCAAGTAACGAAAAAGTTTGGAGATTTTACAGCAGTGGACAATCTTTCGCTGTCGATTGAAGAAGGGGGAATGCACGGGTTTCTTGGAGCGAATGGAGCTGGGAAAACGACGACATTCCGAATGATTTTAGGTTTGTTAGATCCGACAGAAGGGTCAGTCCGTTGGAAAGGAAGACCCATTACATATGCAAGTAGTCCAGAAATTGGCTATTTACCAGAAGAACGAGGACTTTACCCGAAAATGAAAGTAGAAGAGCAATTGGTGTATTTGGCACAATTACGCAATATGTCTAAAGGAGATGCGAAACGTGAAGCAGCTGCTTGGTTAGAGCGTTTTGAAGTGCCGCATTATGGTCAGAAAAAAGTAGAAGAATTATCAAAAGGCAACCAACAAAAAATCCAATTGATTGCATCACTCCTACATAAACCATCGCTATTAATACTAGATGAACCGTTTTCAGGATTAGATCCAGTCAACGTCGAAATGTTAAAAAAAGCCATTCTAGATTTTCAAAAACAAGGAGCAACGATTGTTTTTTCAAGCCACCGTATGGATCATGTAGAAGAACTGTGTGATGACATAAGCATTTTAGATCGAGGAAAAGTAGTAGTTAGTGGATCGATAAAAGAAGTGAAACGCTCTTTTGGTAAACAAAGAGTTCGTTTGAATATGGACGTAGACCTTTGCAGTTTAAGTGAAATTGCAGGTGTCGATCATTTCACAAAAACGAAAGAAGGGGCTATTTTTCAAATTACTGAAGAAAAAATTGCGCAGATTTTGTTGGCTGAAGCGATGAAACTCGGCACACTTCGCCATTTTGCAGTAGAAGAACCTTCTTTAGAAGAAATTTTTATCGCAAAGGTGGGAAAACTGCATGCATAGTTTTTGGATTATTTTCAAACAAGCATTTATAACAAAAGCCAGAACAAAATCATTTCTTATAACGACGGGTGTCGTTGTTGCTGCCTTTTTCTTGTTAGCAAATATATCGAATATTATCGCCATTTTTAATGGAGACGAAAATGAAGAAAATACCTTGCATGTAGTTAGTGAAAATCCAGCACTTCTGGAAAATCTCCAAGCACAATTGGTATTGATGAATAGTGAAACTGAAGCTGTGCCGACGTACTTAACAGAAGCAGAATTGCAAAAAAGTATTACGGAAGGCACCATTGATGATTATTTAGTGTTAATGCTAGATGGGCAATTGAGTGCTCGTTATGTATCTGAATCTGCCAATGAAATGGGCGGAGGGGCTGAAATTGAAAATGCAGTCCAAGCAATACATACAGCTATTACAGCCGAATCACTCGGGCTAAATGACGGTCAGGTAGGGCAATTGTTCATGCCCGTTGAATTTGAAAGACAAGCGGTATCTGAATCTTCTAAATCACAAGAAGAGTTGAGTCAGGCAAGAGGTCTAGTTTATGTACTGATTATGTTGATTTATGTCGCAGTTATTTATTATCCAAATATGATTGCTATGGAAGTCGCAACGGAAAAATCATCGCGTGTCATGGAAATTTTAATCTCCAGTGTCTCACCTGTTAAGCATATGTTTGCAAAAATTGCCGGCATCGGTAGCCTTGGCATATTACAAATGATGATTTTTGGACTGGCCGGTTATTTTGCCATCCAAACAGCGGGTACGGATTTGACTAAAGGCGTATTTAGCGTCATGGGCTTTTCGGAAGTGAAAATCAGTACATTTTTGTTTGCCATACTCTTTTTCCTGCTCGGTTATTTCCTATATGCGGTACTTGCGGCATTGCTTGGATCGTTAGTTAGTCGAACAGAAGACGTACAGCAACTCATGCTGCCTATGATGATTTTAATTATTATCGGATCATTAATCGCTTTCTCTGGTATTTCAGTGCCAGAAGCTAGCTATGTAACGATTTCTTCCTACATTCCATTTTTTGCCCCGTTGGTTATGTTTTTGCGCGTCGGTATGCTCGATTTGTCATTATGGGAGCCGTTATTGTCAATTGGGATCATGCTGTTGACCATTGGCATTCTTGGTTGGTTTGGGGCACGTGTTTACCGTGGAGGCGTATTAATGTATGGCTCTTCACAATCACTAAAAGATATTCGAAAAGCCATCCATTTAGGCAATAAAAAATAAAGAACATTGGTTTGAGCTATTCGACTGTTTGCGGGAAACTTTCTGCAAACAGTTTTTTAAATGACTTTGTCATGGTAAAATAAGAACAAATATTCGGTAGCTAAAAGGGGATTATTCATGGAGTCGATTCGATTTATCCACACAGCAGATTTGCATTTAGGAAGCCCTTTTATCGGTATGAGGGATTTACAAAAAGAACAGTGGCAGTTGCTGAAAGATAGTACCTTATCGGCATTTGATCGGCTGATTAAATATGCATTAAAAACCAATCCGGATTTTGTGTGTATTGTGGGCGATATATATGATGGAGAAGACCGTAATATTCGTGCACAAGCTCGTTTTCAAAAAGGGATGCAACAACTGGCCGAGCGAGAAATTCCAGTAGTTATGTGCTATGGCAACCACGATCATTTGAGCGGTAATTGGACGCGTTTTGAACTTCCAAAGAACGTGCATGTGTTTGATGAAACGGTTTCTCAGTTCACGCTAAATACAGCAGCTGGTCCTGTCAGTTTTACAGGTTTTAGCTATGGCAAGCGTCACGTAAGTGAATCCATGGTTGAGCATTATCCAGTGGCACAAAGTTTAGACAGCTATCATATTGGGCTTCTCCACGGCAGTCTTGAAGGAGACGCTACACACGCTGTGTATGCGCCTTTTAAAAAAGAACAGCTACTTAGTAAGCAATATGATTATTGGGCGTTAGGACACATCCATAAGCGTCAAGAGCTCTATCTTGAGCCGGCGATGGTGTACCCTGGGAATATTCAAGGACGCCACCGGAAAGAATCAGGTGAAAAAGGCTTTTATGAAGTGACGTTATCAAAAGTAACGACACAATTAGAGTTTATTCCAACGTCTGTTGTTCAATTCGACCAAGTAGAGGTTTCTGGTAAAGGCATTGTTCATATGAACGAATTGGTTGAGGCATGCCAAAAAGAACTAAGTGTTTTTAGTGAAGCAGTAGGAACGGCCGTTATTGAATTGGTGTTAACAGAATTAGATCAAGACAGTTTCGAATTACTCGCTGAAATACCGGAAAGTGAATTGTTGGAGATGCTCAGGGAATCAGTGGAAGGATTAGATTCTTTTGTTTGGATTCAAGCGATACATTTGCAGCAAACAGATGAAGATGCTGAACTTTCTCCGTTAGGTGCAACATTAATCGATACAATGGCAAGCTGGGAAACGGACGATTGGAAAGTGGTGCTACAGGATTTGTATCGACATCCGAAAAGTAGTCGTTTTTTAGAGGCAGTAGAAGAGCAAACGATTGAAAAGCTCCAACTAACTGCAACTCAACAAATTCGGCGCACGATGCAGGCGGGAGAGTGATAACATGAAAATCGATAAATTAGTGATTTATGGCTTTGGCAAGCATGAAAACCGTACCATCGAATTAGGACAACAAATGGTTTTATTTTATGGTCCTAATGAAACTGGAAAAACAACAGTTCAACAATTTATCATTCAAATTCTTTTTGGGTTTCCCGCACGCAATCAAACACAATTGCGCTATGAGCCGAAAAATGGCGGTAAACATGGTGGCCAGCTTTACTTAACAGATCCGCATTACGGAAAACTGGTCATTGAGCGGATCAAAGGAAAATCGGCTGGAGATGTTACGATAACTTTTGAAGACGGCCAACGAGGTGGGGATGCCGAGTTGAAGCAAGTATTGCGAAATTACGACCGCGCTTCTTTTGAAGCAATTTTTTCGTTTTCGGTTCATGAATTACAAGGACTTGATCAACTAAGTGAAACCGAACTGAGTCGTACATTACTCGCTTCTGGTACGACAGGCATAGATGCCTTGACTCATTTAGAAAGTCAGCTGGAAAAACAAATGGCTGAGCTATTTAAAAAAAGTGGCCGTAAACCGCTAGTAAATGCACTAGCTGAAGAACTTCGGGAAATGGAAAAAGAGTTAAAAGACTACCGACAGCGAGCGGAACTTTATAGTCCCTCAATTGAACGATTACAGGCCAT carries:
- a CDS encoding ABC transporter ATP-binding protein produces the protein MALHVDQVTKKFGDFTAVDNLSLSIEEGGMHGFLGANGAGKTTTFRMILGLLDPTEGSVRWKGRPITYASSPEIGYLPEERGLYPKMKVEEQLVYLAQLRNMSKGDAKREAAAWLERFEVPHYGQKKVEELSKGNQQKIQLIASLLHKPSLLILDEPFSGLDPVNVEMLKKAILDFQKQGATIVFSSHRMDHVEELCDDISILDRGKVVVSGSIKEVKRSFGKQRVRLNMDVDLCSLSEIAGVDHFTKTKEGAIFQITEEKIAQILLAEAMKLGTLRHFAVEEPSLEEIFIAKVGKLHA
- a CDS encoding metallophosphoesterase family protein; the encoded protein is MESIRFIHTADLHLGSPFIGMRDLQKEQWQLLKDSTLSAFDRLIKYALKTNPDFVCIVGDIYDGEDRNIRAQARFQKGMQQLAEREIPVVMCYGNHDHLSGNWTRFELPKNVHVFDETVSQFTLNTAAGPVSFTGFSYGKRHVSESMVEHYPVAQSLDSYHIGLLHGSLEGDATHAVYAPFKKEQLLSKQYDYWALGHIHKRQELYLEPAMVYPGNIQGRHRKESGEKGFYEVTLSKVTTQLEFIPTSVVQFDQVEVSGKGIVHMNELVEACQKELSVFSEAVGTAVIELVLTELDQDSFELLAEIPESELLEMLRESVEGLDSFVWIQAIHLQQTDEDAELSPLGATLIDTMASWETDDWKVVLQDLYRHPKSSRFLEAVEEQTIEKLQLTATQQIRRTMQAGE
- a CDS encoding ABC transporter permease; this encodes MHSFWIIFKQAFITKARTKSFLITTGVVVAAFFLLANISNIIAIFNGDENEENTLHVVSENPALLENLQAQLVLMNSETEAVPTYLTEAELQKSITEGTIDDYLVLMLDGQLSARYVSESANEMGGGAEIENAVQAIHTAITAESLGLNDGQVGQLFMPVEFERQAVSESSKSQEELSQARGLVYVLIMLIYVAVIYYPNMIAMEVATEKSSRVMEILISSVSPVKHMFAKIAGIGSLGILQMMIFGLAGYFAIQTAGTDLTKGVFSVMGFSEVKISTFLFAILFFLLGYFLYAVLAALLGSLVSRTEDVQQLMLPMMILIIIGSLIAFSGISVPEASYVTISSYIPFFAPLVMFLRVGMLDLSLWEPLLSIGIMLLTIGILGWFGARVYRGGVLMYGSSQSLKDIRKAIHLGNKK
- a CDS encoding YhzD family protein translates to MRTYKLTVFEKTGKQLLDETFTAETDEEARGKGHAMLEEKEMIQLTHRLASPAGKLLLFHS